A single genomic interval of Armigeres subalbatus isolate Guangzhou_Male chromosome 1, GZ_Asu_2, whole genome shotgun sequence harbors:
- the LOC134228297 gene encoding uncharacterized protein LOC134228297 isoform X13, which produces MVLDIALSRYDNTTPFGFKLIGGADFDVPLQVVKIIPGSIAEEVGMYLGDVVIRINDIPTGNMSYYDAHQLLACAGNQFVLGILRAREIPPEQRAIVKEKTPSGEPDFNSMAKPFWSHVNFSGSPQSREEQEIEQKISDVPITDEQIAEILSGEAEVLKQHNVIGVNFNKMIPTSGVFKQSEVFKTLNSELIQAEEDKDKKWTTFMQRPSRPPPKTREERLRELNPPTERYQVRIVKQPKPKIAPDYKPPKSPEPTPEPEPVPLYEEYLHERNEIEVETIKTLESEPVMEIPGNLPEPCSADLIHNPEDNPGPKCHDADCDSADNLNSSTTDNQGSPAAESEEDETSEEFRTQLESVQKQLEALSSLPITIQATIAALTEQLSILAQPKRKSKSVTPRPEAGSATADGADAVTTSGEIVPEVSETFEVTEYSKTEAGQAESEQSASSDEGEHIVYTDEQLEKLQQKMREHDIEWTDRNDKVKFWNYCWSEDKAKKPEVHRTTSKKFSNCESLISKFEQVLFK; this is translated from the exons ATGGTGCTGGATATTGCATTGTCTCGATATGACAATACGACCCCATTCGGATTTAAACTCATCGGAGGAGCAGATTTTGATGTGCCACTGCAGGTCGTTAAA ATAATACCCGGAAGCATTGCCGAGGAGGTCGGGATGTACCTTGGCGACGTGGTAATTCGCATCAACGATATTCCGACCGGCAATATGTCGTACTACGATGCCCATCAATTACTGGCTTGCGCTGGGAATCAGTTTGTGCTTGGAATTTTGAG aGCGCGTGAAATTCCGCCAGAGCAGCGAGCAATCGTGAAGGAGAAGACTCCAAGCGGTGAACCGGATTTTAACAGCATGGCCAAGCCTTTCTGGTCTCACGTCAATTTTAGCGGATCTCCACAATCCAGAGAGGAACAAGAAATCGAACAAAAGATTTCGGATGTTCCGATCACCGACGAGCAAATTGCAGAAATTCTTTCTGGTGAAGCTGAAGTTTTGAAGCAGCATAACGTGATTGG GGTCAACTTCAACAAGATGATCCCTACTTCTGGAGTATTCAAGCAAAGCGAAGTGTTCAAAACTCTCAACAGCGAACTTATTCAGGCGGAGGAAGATAAAGATAAGAAGTGGACTACGTTCATGCAGAGGCCAAGCCGACCACCCCCGAAGACACGCGAGGAACGGCTGCGCGAGCTGAATCCACCGACAGAGCGTTATCAGGTACGAATCGTTAAACAACCAAAGCCGAAAATTGCACCCGACTACAAGCCACCCAAGTCTCCG GAACCAACCCCGGAGCCAGAGCCGGTGCCTTTGTACGAAGAATACCTGCACGAGCGAAACGAAATCGAAGTAGAAACCATCAAAACCCTCGAATCGGAACCAGTAATGGAGATTCCAGGTAACTTACCCGAACCCTGTTCCGCAGATCTTATCCATAATCCCGAAGACAACCCAGGTCCTAAGTGCCACGATGCTGATTGCGACTCTGCAGATAACCTTAACTCTTCAACCACAGATAACCAAGGCAGCCCTGCAGCTGAATCGGAAGAAGATGAAACCTCTGAAGAGTTTCGCACACAGCTGGAAAGTGTTCAGAAACAACTGGAGGCTCTTTCAAGTCTGCCAATCACCATCCAAGCTACGATCGCTGCTCTAACAGAGCAGCTTTCTATCTTGGCTCAGCCGAAACGAAAATCGAAAAGCGTGACCCCACGGCCCGAAG CAGGATCTGCCACAGCTGATGGCGCTGACGCTGTTACGACTTCGGGCGAAATCGTCCCGGAAGTGTCGGAAACCTTCGAGGTTACCGAGTACAGTAAAACGGAAGCTGGGCAAGCGGAGAGCGAACAGTCAGCTAGCTCCGACGAAGGTGAACACATTGTCTACACTGACGAACAGTTAGAAAAACTTCAACAAAAGATGCGAGAACACGACATCGAATGGACAGACCGGAACGACAAG GTGAAATTTTGGAACTACTGCTGGTCCGAGGACAAGGCGAAAAAACCCGAGGTCCACCG CACAACTTCCAAAAAGTTTTCCAACTGTGAGAGCTTGATCTCCAAGTTCGAGCAGGTCTTATTCAAATAG
- the LOC134228297 gene encoding uncharacterized protein LOC134228297 isoform X9: MVLDIALSRYDNTTPFGFKLIGGADFDVPLQVVKIIPGSIAEEVGMYLGDVVIRINDIPTGNMSYYDAHQLLACAGNQFVLGILRAREIPPEQRAIVKEKTPSGEPDFNSMAKPFWSHVNFSGSPQSREEQEIEQKISDVPITDEQIAEILSGEAEVLKQHNVIGVNFNKMIPTSGVFKQSEVFKTLNSELIQAEEDKDKKWTTFMQRPSRPPPKTREERLRELNPPTERYQVRIVKQPKPKIAPDYKPPKSPEPTPEPEPVPLYEEYLHERNEIEVETIKTLESEPVMEIPGNLPEPCSADLIHNPEDNPGPKCHDADCDSADNLNSSTTDNQGSPAAESEEDETSEEFRTQLESVQKQLEALSSLPITIQATIAALTEQLSILAQPKRKSKSVTPRPEAGSATADGADAVTTSGEIVPEVSETFEVTEYSKTEAGQAESEQSASSDEGEHIVYTDEQLEKLQQKMREHDIEWTDRNDKSSEISSQSGIADEGDTRTAVQNELKLQVVKKKKKAVSAFGPLTPQERPIYLPGGRKWRNAKDAFNEQFIAEVISSQAELIQGTTLGNIYESPHLGYDDR; the protein is encoded by the exons ATGGTGCTGGATATTGCATTGTCTCGATATGACAATACGACCCCATTCGGATTTAAACTCATCGGAGGAGCAGATTTTGATGTGCCACTGCAGGTCGTTAAA ATAATACCCGGAAGCATTGCCGAGGAGGTCGGGATGTACCTTGGCGACGTGGTAATTCGCATCAACGATATTCCGACCGGCAATATGTCGTACTACGATGCCCATCAATTACTGGCTTGCGCTGGGAATCAGTTTGTGCTTGGAATTTTGAG aGCGCGTGAAATTCCGCCAGAGCAGCGAGCAATCGTGAAGGAGAAGACTCCAAGCGGTGAACCGGATTTTAACAGCATGGCCAAGCCTTTCTGGTCTCACGTCAATTTTAGCGGATCTCCACAATCCAGAGAGGAACAAGAAATCGAACAAAAGATTTCGGATGTTCCGATCACCGACGAGCAAATTGCAGAAATTCTTTCTGGTGAAGCTGAAGTTTTGAAGCAGCATAACGTGATTGG GGTCAACTTCAACAAGATGATCCCTACTTCTGGAGTATTCAAGCAAAGCGAAGTGTTCAAAACTCTCAACAGCGAACTTATTCAGGCGGAGGAAGATAAAGATAAGAAGTGGACTACGTTCATGCAGAGGCCAAGCCGACCACCCCCGAAGACACGCGAGGAACGGCTGCGCGAGCTGAATCCACCGACAGAGCGTTATCAGGTACGAATCGTTAAACAACCAAAGCCGAAAATTGCACCCGACTACAAGCCACCCAAGTCTCCG GAACCAACCCCGGAGCCAGAGCCGGTGCCTTTGTACGAAGAATACCTGCACGAGCGAAACGAAATCGAAGTAGAAACCATCAAAACCCTCGAATCGGAACCAGTAATGGAGATTCCAGGTAACTTACCCGAACCCTGTTCCGCAGATCTTATCCATAATCCCGAAGACAACCCAGGTCCTAAGTGCCACGATGCTGATTGCGACTCTGCAGATAACCTTAACTCTTCAACCACAGATAACCAAGGCAGCCCTGCAGCTGAATCGGAAGAAGATGAAACCTCTGAAGAGTTTCGCACACAGCTGGAAAGTGTTCAGAAACAACTGGAGGCTCTTTCAAGTCTGCCAATCACCATCCAAGCTACGATCGCTGCTCTAACAGAGCAGCTTTCTATCTTGGCTCAGCCGAAACGAAAATCGAAAAGCGTGACCCCACGGCCCGAAG CAGGATCTGCCACAGCTGATGGCGCTGACGCTGTTACGACTTCGGGCGAAATCGTCCCGGAAGTGTCGGAAACCTTCGAGGTTACCGAGTACAGTAAAACGGAAGCTGGGCAAGCGGAGAGCGAACAGTCAGCTAGCTCCGACGAAGGTGAACACATTGTCTACACTGACGAACAGTTAGAAAAACTTCAACAAAAGATGCGAGAACACGACATCGAATGGACAGACCGGAACGACAAG AGTTCGGAAATTTCGTCGCAGTCGGGTATTGCCGATGAAGGTGACACCCGGACGGCCGTCCAGAATGAGCTGAAGTTGCAGGTcgtcaagaagaagaagaaggccgtTAGCGCTTTCGGGCCGTTGACCCCACAGGAACGACCGATCTACCTTCCCGGGGGTCGGAAGTGGCGTAACGCCAAGGACGCCTTCAACGAGCAGTTCATCGCCGAAGTGATCAGCTCCCAGGCTGAACTGATTCAGGGAACAACGCTCGG GAACATTTATGAAAGTCCTCATCTGGGTTACGATGACAG GTGA
- the LOC134228297 gene encoding uncharacterized protein LOC134228297 isoform X1, translating into MVLDIALSRYDNTTPFGFKLIGGADFDVPLQVVKIIPGSIAEEVGMYLGDVVIRINDIPTGNMSYYDAHQLLACAGNQFVLGILRAREIPPEQRAIVKEKTPSGEPDFNSMAKPFWSHVNFSGSPQSREEQEIEQKISDVPITDEQIAEILSGEAEVLKQHNVIGVNFNKMIPTSGVFKQSEVFKTLNSELIQAEEDKDKKWTTFMQRPSRPPPKTREERLRELNPPTERYQVRIVKQPKPKIAPDYKPPKSPEPTPEPEPVPLYEEYLHERNEIEVETIKTLESEPVMEIPGNLPEPCSADLIHNPEDNPGPKCHDADCDSADNLNSSTTDNQGSPAAESEEDETSEEFRTQLESVQKQLEALSSLPITIQATIAALTEQLSILAQPKRKSKSVTPRPEAGSATADGADAVTTSGEIVPEVSETFEVTEYSKTEAGQAESEQSASSDEGEHIVYTDEQLEKLQQKMREHDIEWTDRNDKSSEISSQSGIADEGDTRTAVQNELKLQVVKKKKKAVSAFGPLTPQERPIYLPGGRKWRNAKDAFNEQFIAEVISSQAELIQGTTLGNIYESPHLGYDDRVNFLKYQKPEKDLTFIKNSDVYKLIHDQDAPKSGIELRPELVLAEEDVRKVMHDETIFQPRKDRCFLYQN; encoded by the exons ATGGTGCTGGATATTGCATTGTCTCGATATGACAATACGACCCCATTCGGATTTAAACTCATCGGAGGAGCAGATTTTGATGTGCCACTGCAGGTCGTTAAA ATAATACCCGGAAGCATTGCCGAGGAGGTCGGGATGTACCTTGGCGACGTGGTAATTCGCATCAACGATATTCCGACCGGCAATATGTCGTACTACGATGCCCATCAATTACTGGCTTGCGCTGGGAATCAGTTTGTGCTTGGAATTTTGAG aGCGCGTGAAATTCCGCCAGAGCAGCGAGCAATCGTGAAGGAGAAGACTCCAAGCGGTGAACCGGATTTTAACAGCATGGCCAAGCCTTTCTGGTCTCACGTCAATTTTAGCGGATCTCCACAATCCAGAGAGGAACAAGAAATCGAACAAAAGATTTCGGATGTTCCGATCACCGACGAGCAAATTGCAGAAATTCTTTCTGGTGAAGCTGAAGTTTTGAAGCAGCATAACGTGATTGG GGTCAACTTCAACAAGATGATCCCTACTTCTGGAGTATTCAAGCAAAGCGAAGTGTTCAAAACTCTCAACAGCGAACTTATTCAGGCGGAGGAAGATAAAGATAAGAAGTGGACTACGTTCATGCAGAGGCCAAGCCGACCACCCCCGAAGACACGCGAGGAACGGCTGCGCGAGCTGAATCCACCGACAGAGCGTTATCAGGTACGAATCGTTAAACAACCAAAGCCGAAAATTGCACCCGACTACAAGCCACCCAAGTCTCCG GAACCAACCCCGGAGCCAGAGCCGGTGCCTTTGTACGAAGAATACCTGCACGAGCGAAACGAAATCGAAGTAGAAACCATCAAAACCCTCGAATCGGAACCAGTAATGGAGATTCCAGGTAACTTACCCGAACCCTGTTCCGCAGATCTTATCCATAATCCCGAAGACAACCCAGGTCCTAAGTGCCACGATGCTGATTGCGACTCTGCAGATAACCTTAACTCTTCAACCACAGATAACCAAGGCAGCCCTGCAGCTGAATCGGAAGAAGATGAAACCTCTGAAGAGTTTCGCACACAGCTGGAAAGTGTTCAGAAACAACTGGAGGCTCTTTCAAGTCTGCCAATCACCATCCAAGCTACGATCGCTGCTCTAACAGAGCAGCTTTCTATCTTGGCTCAGCCGAAACGAAAATCGAAAAGCGTGACCCCACGGCCCGAAG CAGGATCTGCCACAGCTGATGGCGCTGACGCTGTTACGACTTCGGGCGAAATCGTCCCGGAAGTGTCGGAAACCTTCGAGGTTACCGAGTACAGTAAAACGGAAGCTGGGCAAGCGGAGAGCGAACAGTCAGCTAGCTCCGACGAAGGTGAACACATTGTCTACACTGACGAACAGTTAGAAAAACTTCAACAAAAGATGCGAGAACACGACATCGAATGGACAGACCGGAACGACAAG AGTTCGGAAATTTCGTCGCAGTCGGGTATTGCCGATGAAGGTGACACCCGGACGGCCGTCCAGAATGAGCTGAAGTTGCAGGTcgtcaagaagaagaagaaggccgtTAGCGCTTTCGGGCCGTTGACCCCACAGGAACGACCGATCTACCTTCCCGGGGGTCGGAAGTGGCGTAACGCCAAGGACGCCTTCAACGAGCAGTTCATCGCCGAAGTGATCAGCTCCCAGGCTGAACTGATTCAGGGAACAACGCTCGG GAACATTTATGAAAGTCCTCATCTGGGTTACGATGACAG AGTCAACTTCCTCAAGTATCAGAAGCCCGAGAAGGACCTCACCTTCATCAAGAACAGCGACGTATACAAGTTGATCCACGACCAGGATGCCCCGAAAAGTGGTATCGAGCTGCGCCCGGAGCTGGTGCTGGCCGAGGAGGATGTCCGAAAGGTAATGCACGACGAAACCATCTTTCAGCCCCGCAAAGATCGGTGCTTTTTGTACCAAAATTGA
- the LOC134228297 gene encoding uncharacterized protein LOC134228297 isoform X12 codes for MVLDIALSRYDNTTPFGFKLIGGADFDVPLQVVKIIPGSIAEEVGMYLGDVVIRINDIPTGNMSYYDAHQLLACAGNQFVLGILRAREIPPEQRAIVKEKTPSGEPDFNSMAKPFWSHVNFSGSPQSREEQEIEQKISDVPITDEQIAEILSGEAEVLKQHNVIGVNFNKMIPTSGVFKQSEVFKTLNSELIQAEEDKDKKWTTFMQRPSRPPPKTREERLRELNPPTERYQVRIVKQPKPKIAPDYKPPKSPEPTPEPEPVPLYEEYLHERNEIEVETIKTLESEPVMEIPGNLPEPCSADLIHNPEDNPGPKCHDADCDSADNLNSSTTDNQGSPAAESEEDETSEEFRTQLESVQKQLEALSSLPITIQATIAALTEQLSILAQPKRKSKSVTPRPEAGSATADGADAVTTSGEIVPEVSETFEVTEYSKTEAGQAESEQSASSDEGEHIVYTDEQLEKLQQKMREHDIEWTDRNDKVKFWNYCWSEDKAKKPEVHRYVCNPPLSVHDSHSAICQTCHFFSSTTSKKFSNCESLISKFEQVLFK; via the exons ATGGTGCTGGATATTGCATTGTCTCGATATGACAATACGACCCCATTCGGATTTAAACTCATCGGAGGAGCAGATTTTGATGTGCCACTGCAGGTCGTTAAA ATAATACCCGGAAGCATTGCCGAGGAGGTCGGGATGTACCTTGGCGACGTGGTAATTCGCATCAACGATATTCCGACCGGCAATATGTCGTACTACGATGCCCATCAATTACTGGCTTGCGCTGGGAATCAGTTTGTGCTTGGAATTTTGAG aGCGCGTGAAATTCCGCCAGAGCAGCGAGCAATCGTGAAGGAGAAGACTCCAAGCGGTGAACCGGATTTTAACAGCATGGCCAAGCCTTTCTGGTCTCACGTCAATTTTAGCGGATCTCCACAATCCAGAGAGGAACAAGAAATCGAACAAAAGATTTCGGATGTTCCGATCACCGACGAGCAAATTGCAGAAATTCTTTCTGGTGAAGCTGAAGTTTTGAAGCAGCATAACGTGATTGG GGTCAACTTCAACAAGATGATCCCTACTTCTGGAGTATTCAAGCAAAGCGAAGTGTTCAAAACTCTCAACAGCGAACTTATTCAGGCGGAGGAAGATAAAGATAAGAAGTGGACTACGTTCATGCAGAGGCCAAGCCGACCACCCCCGAAGACACGCGAGGAACGGCTGCGCGAGCTGAATCCACCGACAGAGCGTTATCAGGTACGAATCGTTAAACAACCAAAGCCGAAAATTGCACCCGACTACAAGCCACCCAAGTCTCCG GAACCAACCCCGGAGCCAGAGCCGGTGCCTTTGTACGAAGAATACCTGCACGAGCGAAACGAAATCGAAGTAGAAACCATCAAAACCCTCGAATCGGAACCAGTAATGGAGATTCCAGGTAACTTACCCGAACCCTGTTCCGCAGATCTTATCCATAATCCCGAAGACAACCCAGGTCCTAAGTGCCACGATGCTGATTGCGACTCTGCAGATAACCTTAACTCTTCAACCACAGATAACCAAGGCAGCCCTGCAGCTGAATCGGAAGAAGATGAAACCTCTGAAGAGTTTCGCACACAGCTGGAAAGTGTTCAGAAACAACTGGAGGCTCTTTCAAGTCTGCCAATCACCATCCAAGCTACGATCGCTGCTCTAACAGAGCAGCTTTCTATCTTGGCTCAGCCGAAACGAAAATCGAAAAGCGTGACCCCACGGCCCGAAG CAGGATCTGCCACAGCTGATGGCGCTGACGCTGTTACGACTTCGGGCGAAATCGTCCCGGAAGTGTCGGAAACCTTCGAGGTTACCGAGTACAGTAAAACGGAAGCTGGGCAAGCGGAGAGCGAACAGTCAGCTAGCTCCGACGAAGGTGAACACATTGTCTACACTGACGAACAGTTAGAAAAACTTCAACAAAAGATGCGAGAACACGACATCGAATGGACAGACCGGAACGACAAG GTGAAATTTTGGAACTACTGCTGGTCCGAGGACAAGGCGAAAAAACCCGAGGTCCACCGGTACGTATGCAATCCACCATTAAGTGTTCATGATTCACACTCAGCCATCTGTCAAACTTGCCATTTCTTTTCAAGCACAACTTCCAAAAAGTTTTCCAACTGTGAGAGCTTGATCTCCAAGTTCGAGCAGGTCTTATTCAAATAG
- the LOC134228297 gene encoding uncharacterized protein LOC134228297 isoform X11, with amino-acid sequence MVLDIALSRYDNTTPFGFKLIGGADFDVPLQVVKIIPGSIAEEVGMYLGDVVIRINDIPTGNMSYYDAHQLLACAGNQFVLGILRAREIPPEQRAIVKEKTPSGEPDFNSMAKPFWSHVNFSGSPQSREEQEIEQKISDVPITDEQIAEILSGEAEVLKQHNVIGVNFNKMIPTSGVFKQSEVFKTLNSELIQAEEDKDKKWTTFMQRPSRPPPKTREERLRELNPPTERYQVRIVKQPKPKIAPDYKPPKSPEPTPEPEPVPLYEEYLHERNEIEVETIKTLESEPVMEIPGNLPEPCSADLIHNPEDNPGPKCHDADCDSADNLNSSTTDNQGSPAAESEEDETSEEFRTQLESVQKQLEALSSLPITIQATIAALTEQLSILAQPKRKSKSVTPRPEAGSATADGADAVTTSGEIVPEVSETFEVTEYSKTEAGQAESEQSASSDEGEHIVYTDEQLEKLQQKMREHDIEWTDRNDKKPQYQTVEWAIKARRCFLVMHEEEEVEYITLPLRISQAIFIGDESDTTSTPCEQLATQPTQDTIPAAVVAQ; translated from the exons ATGGTGCTGGATATTGCATTGTCTCGATATGACAATACGACCCCATTCGGATTTAAACTCATCGGAGGAGCAGATTTTGATGTGCCACTGCAGGTCGTTAAA ATAATACCCGGAAGCATTGCCGAGGAGGTCGGGATGTACCTTGGCGACGTGGTAATTCGCATCAACGATATTCCGACCGGCAATATGTCGTACTACGATGCCCATCAATTACTGGCTTGCGCTGGGAATCAGTTTGTGCTTGGAATTTTGAG aGCGCGTGAAATTCCGCCAGAGCAGCGAGCAATCGTGAAGGAGAAGACTCCAAGCGGTGAACCGGATTTTAACAGCATGGCCAAGCCTTTCTGGTCTCACGTCAATTTTAGCGGATCTCCACAATCCAGAGAGGAACAAGAAATCGAACAAAAGATTTCGGATGTTCCGATCACCGACGAGCAAATTGCAGAAATTCTTTCTGGTGAAGCTGAAGTTTTGAAGCAGCATAACGTGATTGG GGTCAACTTCAACAAGATGATCCCTACTTCTGGAGTATTCAAGCAAAGCGAAGTGTTCAAAACTCTCAACAGCGAACTTATTCAGGCGGAGGAAGATAAAGATAAGAAGTGGACTACGTTCATGCAGAGGCCAAGCCGACCACCCCCGAAGACACGCGAGGAACGGCTGCGCGAGCTGAATCCACCGACAGAGCGTTATCAGGTACGAATCGTTAAACAACCAAAGCCGAAAATTGCACCCGACTACAAGCCACCCAAGTCTCCG GAACCAACCCCGGAGCCAGAGCCGGTGCCTTTGTACGAAGAATACCTGCACGAGCGAAACGAAATCGAAGTAGAAACCATCAAAACCCTCGAATCGGAACCAGTAATGGAGATTCCAGGTAACTTACCCGAACCCTGTTCCGCAGATCTTATCCATAATCCCGAAGACAACCCAGGTCCTAAGTGCCACGATGCTGATTGCGACTCTGCAGATAACCTTAACTCTTCAACCACAGATAACCAAGGCAGCCCTGCAGCTGAATCGGAAGAAGATGAAACCTCTGAAGAGTTTCGCACACAGCTGGAAAGTGTTCAGAAACAACTGGAGGCTCTTTCAAGTCTGCCAATCACCATCCAAGCTACGATCGCTGCTCTAACAGAGCAGCTTTCTATCTTGGCTCAGCCGAAACGAAAATCGAAAAGCGTGACCCCACGGCCCGAAG CAGGATCTGCCACAGCTGATGGCGCTGACGCTGTTACGACTTCGGGCGAAATCGTCCCGGAAGTGTCGGAAACCTTCGAGGTTACCGAGTACAGTAAAACGGAAGCTGGGCAAGCGGAGAGCGAACAGTCAGCTAGCTCCGACGAAGGTGAACACATTGTCTACACTGACGAACAGTTAGAAAAACTTCAACAAAAGATGCGAGAACACGACATCGAATGGACAGACCGGAACGACAAG AAACCCCAATACCAGACAGTGGAGTGGGCCATCAAGGCACGTAGATGCTTCTTGGTGATGCACgaagaggaagaagtagaatACATTACACTGCCGTTGCGGATTTCACAAGCAATTTTCATTGGAGATGAATCGGACACAACTTCAACACCGTGCGAACAGCTTGCTACACAACCTACTCAAGACACCATACCTGCTGCCGTAGTAGCGCAATAA
- the LOC134228297 gene encoding uncharacterized protein LOC134228297 isoform X10, producing MVLDIALSRYDNTTPFGFKLIGGADFDVPLQVVKIIPGSIAEEVGMYLGDVVIRINDIPTGNMSYYDAHQLLACAGNQFVLGILRAREIPPEQRAIVKEKTPSGEPDFNSMAKPFWSHVNFSGSPQSREEQEIEQKISDVPITDEQIAEILSGEAEVLKQHNVIGVNFNKMIPTSGVFKQSEVFKTLNSELIQAEEDKDKKWTTFMQRPSRPPPKTREERLRELNPPTERYQVRIVKQPKPKIAPDYKPPKSPEPTPEPEPVPLYEEYLHERNEIEVETIKTLESEPVMEIPGNLPEPCSADLIHNPEDNPGPKCHDADCDSADNLNSSTTDNQGSPAAESEEDETSEEFRTQLESVQKQLEALSSLPITIQATIAALTEQLSILAQPKRKSKSVTPRPEAGSATADGADAVTTSGEIVPEVSETFEVTEYSKTEAGQAESEQSASSDEGEHIVYTDEQLEKLQQKMREHDIEWTDRNDKFIQKPQYQTVEWAIKARRCFLVMHEEEEVEYITLPLRISQAIFIGDESDTTSTPCEQLATQPTQDTIPAAVVAQ from the exons ATGGTGCTGGATATTGCATTGTCTCGATATGACAATACGACCCCATTCGGATTTAAACTCATCGGAGGAGCAGATTTTGATGTGCCACTGCAGGTCGTTAAA ATAATACCCGGAAGCATTGCCGAGGAGGTCGGGATGTACCTTGGCGACGTGGTAATTCGCATCAACGATATTCCGACCGGCAATATGTCGTACTACGATGCCCATCAATTACTGGCTTGCGCTGGGAATCAGTTTGTGCTTGGAATTTTGAG aGCGCGTGAAATTCCGCCAGAGCAGCGAGCAATCGTGAAGGAGAAGACTCCAAGCGGTGAACCGGATTTTAACAGCATGGCCAAGCCTTTCTGGTCTCACGTCAATTTTAGCGGATCTCCACAATCCAGAGAGGAACAAGAAATCGAACAAAAGATTTCGGATGTTCCGATCACCGACGAGCAAATTGCAGAAATTCTTTCTGGTGAAGCTGAAGTTTTGAAGCAGCATAACGTGATTGG GGTCAACTTCAACAAGATGATCCCTACTTCTGGAGTATTCAAGCAAAGCGAAGTGTTCAAAACTCTCAACAGCGAACTTATTCAGGCGGAGGAAGATAAAGATAAGAAGTGGACTACGTTCATGCAGAGGCCAAGCCGACCACCCCCGAAGACACGCGAGGAACGGCTGCGCGAGCTGAATCCACCGACAGAGCGTTATCAGGTACGAATCGTTAAACAACCAAAGCCGAAAATTGCACCCGACTACAAGCCACCCAAGTCTCCG GAACCAACCCCGGAGCCAGAGCCGGTGCCTTTGTACGAAGAATACCTGCACGAGCGAAACGAAATCGAAGTAGAAACCATCAAAACCCTCGAATCGGAACCAGTAATGGAGATTCCAGGTAACTTACCCGAACCCTGTTCCGCAGATCTTATCCATAATCCCGAAGACAACCCAGGTCCTAAGTGCCACGATGCTGATTGCGACTCTGCAGATAACCTTAACTCTTCAACCACAGATAACCAAGGCAGCCCTGCAGCTGAATCGGAAGAAGATGAAACCTCTGAAGAGTTTCGCACACAGCTGGAAAGTGTTCAGAAACAACTGGAGGCTCTTTCAAGTCTGCCAATCACCATCCAAGCTACGATCGCTGCTCTAACAGAGCAGCTTTCTATCTTGGCTCAGCCGAAACGAAAATCGAAAAGCGTGACCCCACGGCCCGAAG CAGGATCTGCCACAGCTGATGGCGCTGACGCTGTTACGACTTCGGGCGAAATCGTCCCGGAAGTGTCGGAAACCTTCGAGGTTACCGAGTACAGTAAAACGGAAGCTGGGCAAGCGGAGAGCGAACAGTCAGCTAGCTCCGACGAAGGTGAACACATTGTCTACACTGACGAACAGTTAGAAAAACTTCAACAAAAGATGCGAGAACACGACATCGAATGGACAGACCGGAACGACAAG TTCATACAGAAACCCCAATACCAGACAGTGGAGTGGGCCATCAAGGCACGTAGATGCTTCTTGGTGATGCACgaagaggaagaagtagaatACATTACACTGCCGTTGCGGATTTCACAAGCAATTTTCATTGGAGATGAATCGGACACAACTTCAACACCGTGCGAACAGCTTGCTACACAACCTACTCAAGACACCATACCTGCTGCCGTAGTAGCGCAATAA